A region from the Motacilla alba alba isolate MOTALB_02 chromosome 10, Motacilla_alba_V1.0_pri, whole genome shotgun sequence genome encodes:
- the ANKDD1A gene encoding ankyrin repeat and death domain-containing protein 1A isoform X2: MILCFKEHQKSSSAAARWPARRRGRACQPALRRRGRASAHPEAVAAAGPLCRDMGDDLASEGDTLLQSEKEFHDAAKRNDTARMEELIRKGVDIKAKNNAERTALHWAAGAGSVDAVRLLLDHDVPVDDEDSFGMNALLLSAWFGHLRVLQILVNAGAKINRVNRNGRNLLHCAAQRGHIQVMEFIMEDLEDMCVDETDKMDRTAFHLAAEHGQLAVVEFLIRLGCSHSAKDKEENTALHLAAKNGHLSVLEKIIDVGVDLDEKNSEGLTALHLAAEGGHSHCVKLLVEVGADVNAQTQKKMNCLHYAALHGYEEIARILMDAGIHRDALNHQNASAMHIAVLQNFPAMVKLFISAECDLDIPDNRQQTSLHIAAEHGRQDIAEMILIAGVNLKLTDKQGKTSLEVAARGNHIILVDMIIKADRFYKWEKDNLNSDSGSWVAKHLTFKQDHRLETQHIRSVMWRLATKYLKPGEWKKLAHYWKFTDDHIRAIEQQWTGENPIKGLYEGLVGIGRRDLAESIRKKANADSTSPRKCTAM; the protein is encoded by the exons ATGATCTTGTGCTTTAAAGAGCATCAAAAGAGCAGCTCGGCGGCGGCGAGGTGGCCCGCGAGGAGGCGGGGACGCGCCTGTCAGCCTGCTCTGAGGCGGCGGGGACGCGCCTCAGCCCACCCTgaggcggtggcggcggcggggccgctgTGTCGCGACATGGGGGACGACTTGGCCTCGGAAGGCGACACCC tgCTTCAGTCAGAGAAGGAGTTCCATGATGCGGCGAAGCGAAATGATACAGCCAGGATGGAGGAACTCATCAGGAAAGGAGTTGACATCAAAGCCAAAAACAAT GCGGAGCGGACTGCCCTGCACTGGGCTGCGGGAGCCGGGAGCGTGGATGCTGTGCGGCTGCTCCTGGATCACGACGTCCCTGTGGATGACGAAGACAGT TTTGGAATGAATGCTCTTCTCCTGTCTGCCTGGTTTGGCCACCTCCGTGTCCTGCAGATCCTTGTCAATGCTGGGGCCAAGATTAACCGTGTCAATAGG aATGGCAGGAACCTGCTTCACTGTGCAGCTCAGAGGGGGCACATCCAGGTCATGGAGTTCATCATGGAGGACTTGGAGGACATGTGTGTGGATGAGACAGACAAG ATGGACAGGACAGCGTTtcacctggctgcagagcacGGGCAGCTGGCGGTGGTGGAGTTCCTCATTCGACTGGGTTGTTCTCACAGTGCCAAAGACAAG gaagaaaatacagcattGCATTTAGCTGCTAAAAATGGACACCTCTCTGTGCTGGAGAAGATTATAGATGTCGGAGTGGACCTTGATGAAAAAAACTCA GAGGGACTCACGGCTCTGCACCTGGCTGCTGAGGGGGGACACAGCCACTGTGTGAAGCTGCTCGTGGAAGTGGGTGCTGATGTCAATGCCCAAACCCAG AAAAAGATGAACTGCCTTCATTATGCAGCACTGCACGGCTATGAGGAGATAGCCAGGATCCTCATGGATGCAGGAATCCACAGAGATGCTCTCAATCAT caaaatgcatCAGCAATGCACATCGCAGTCCTGCAGAACTTCCCAGCCATGGTGAAGCTCTTCATCAGTGCAGAGTGTGACCTTGACATTCCAGATAAT aggcagcagaccTCGCTCCACATCGCTGCAGAGCACGGCAGGCAGGACATTGCTGAGATGATTCTCATTGCAGGAGTTAATCTGAAGCTGACAGACAAG CAAGGGAAAACATCTCTAGAAGTTGCTGCCCGAGGCAATCACATCATCTTGGTGGACATGATTATCAAAGCTGATCGATTTTACAAATGGGAGAAG gacaaCCTGAACAGCGACTCCGGCTCATGGGTGGCAAAGCACTTGACCTTTAAGCAGGATCACAGGCTGGAAACACAGCACATTCGCTCAGTCATGTGGAGATTGGCCACTAAGTACCTCAAACCCGGGGAATGGAAGAAGCTGGCACATTACTGGAAATTCACAGATGACCACATTAGGGCCATTGAGCAACAATGGACAG GAGAAAATCCAATCAAGGGACTGTATGAAGGCCTGGTGGGGATCGGGAGAAGAGATTTAGCAG AAAGtatcaggaaaaaagcaaatgcagacTCCACCTCTCCACGGAAGTGCACAGCAATGTAA
- the ANKDD1A gene encoding ankyrin repeat and death domain-containing protein 1A isoform X1, protein MILCFKEHQKSSSAAARWPARRRGRACQPALRRRGRASAHPEAVAAAGPLCRDMGDDLASEGDTLLQSEKEFHDAAKRNDTARMEELIRKGVDIKAKNNAERTALHWAAGAGSVDAVRLLLDHDVPVDDEDSFGMNALLLSAWFGHLRVLQILVNAGAKINRVNRNGRNLLHCAAQRGHIQVMEFIMEDLEDMCVDETDKMDRTAFHLAAEHGQLAVVEFLIRLGCSHSAKDKEENTALHLAAKNGHLSVLEKIIDVGVDLDEKNSEGLTALHLAAEGGHSHCVKLLVEVGADVNAQTQKKMNCLHYAALHGYEEIARILMDAGIHRDALNHQNASAMHIAVLQNFPAMVKLFISAECDLDIPDNRQQTSLHIAAEHGRQDIAEMILIAGVNLKLTDKQGKTSLEVAARGNHIILVDMIIKADRFYKWEKDNLNSDSGSWVAKHLTFKQDHRLETQHIRSVMWRLATKYLKPGEWKKLAHYWKFTDDHIRAIEQQWTGTKSYREHGHRMLLIWLHGVITAGENPIKGLYEGLVGIGRRDLAESIRKKANADSTSPRKCTAM, encoded by the exons ATGATCTTGTGCTTTAAAGAGCATCAAAAGAGCAGCTCGGCGGCGGCGAGGTGGCCCGCGAGGAGGCGGGGACGCGCCTGTCAGCCTGCTCTGAGGCGGCGGGGACGCGCCTCAGCCCACCCTgaggcggtggcggcggcggggccgctgTGTCGCGACATGGGGGACGACTTGGCCTCGGAAGGCGACACCC tgCTTCAGTCAGAGAAGGAGTTCCATGATGCGGCGAAGCGAAATGATACAGCCAGGATGGAGGAACTCATCAGGAAAGGAGTTGACATCAAAGCCAAAAACAAT GCGGAGCGGACTGCCCTGCACTGGGCTGCGGGAGCCGGGAGCGTGGATGCTGTGCGGCTGCTCCTGGATCACGACGTCCCTGTGGATGACGAAGACAGT TTTGGAATGAATGCTCTTCTCCTGTCTGCCTGGTTTGGCCACCTCCGTGTCCTGCAGATCCTTGTCAATGCTGGGGCCAAGATTAACCGTGTCAATAGG aATGGCAGGAACCTGCTTCACTGTGCAGCTCAGAGGGGGCACATCCAGGTCATGGAGTTCATCATGGAGGACTTGGAGGACATGTGTGTGGATGAGACAGACAAG ATGGACAGGACAGCGTTtcacctggctgcagagcacGGGCAGCTGGCGGTGGTGGAGTTCCTCATTCGACTGGGTTGTTCTCACAGTGCCAAAGACAAG gaagaaaatacagcattGCATTTAGCTGCTAAAAATGGACACCTCTCTGTGCTGGAGAAGATTATAGATGTCGGAGTGGACCTTGATGAAAAAAACTCA GAGGGACTCACGGCTCTGCACCTGGCTGCTGAGGGGGGACACAGCCACTGTGTGAAGCTGCTCGTGGAAGTGGGTGCTGATGTCAATGCCCAAACCCAG AAAAAGATGAACTGCCTTCATTATGCAGCACTGCACGGCTATGAGGAGATAGCCAGGATCCTCATGGATGCAGGAATCCACAGAGATGCTCTCAATCAT caaaatgcatCAGCAATGCACATCGCAGTCCTGCAGAACTTCCCAGCCATGGTGAAGCTCTTCATCAGTGCAGAGTGTGACCTTGACATTCCAGATAAT aggcagcagaccTCGCTCCACATCGCTGCAGAGCACGGCAGGCAGGACATTGCTGAGATGATTCTCATTGCAGGAGTTAATCTGAAGCTGACAGACAAG CAAGGGAAAACATCTCTAGAAGTTGCTGCCCGAGGCAATCACATCATCTTGGTGGACATGATTATCAAAGCTGATCGATTTTACAAATGGGAGAAG gacaaCCTGAACAGCGACTCCGGCTCATGGGTGGCAAAGCACTTGACCTTTAAGCAGGATCACAGGCTGGAAACACAGCACATTCGCTCAGTCATGTGGAGATTGGCCACTAAGTACCTCAAACCCGGGGAATGGAAGAAGCTGGCACATTACTGGAAATTCACAGATGACCACATTAGGGCCATTGAGCAACAATGGACAG GCACTAAAAGCTACAGGGAACACGGCCACAGAATGTTGCTGATCTGGCTCCATGGTGTGATCACTGCAGGAGAAAATCCAATCAAGGGACTGTATGAAGGCCTGGTGGGGATCGGGAGAAGAGATTTAGCAG AAAGtatcaggaaaaaagcaaatgcagacTCCACCTCTCCACGGAAGTGCACAGCAATGTAA
- the ANKDD1A gene encoding ankyrin repeat and death domain-containing protein 1A isoform X3, which translates to MILCFKEHQKSSSAAARWPARRRGRACQPALRRRGRASAHPEAVAAAGPLCRDMGDDLASEGDTLLQSEKEFHDAAKRNDTARMEELIRKGVDIKAKNNAERTALHWAAGAGSVDAVRLLLDHDVPVDDEDSFGMNALLLSAWFGHLRVLQILVNAGAKINRVNRNGRNLLHCAAQRGHIQVMEFIMEDLEDMCVDETDKMDRTAFHLAAEHGQLAVVEFLIRLGCSHSAKDKEENTALHLAAKNGHLSVLEKIIDVGVDLDEKNSEGLTALHLAAEGGHSHCVKLLVEVGADVNAQTQKKMNCLHYAALHGYEEIARILMDAGIHRDALNHQNASAMHIAVLQNFPAMVKLFISAECDLDIPDNQGKTSLEVAARGNHIILVDMIIKADRFYKWEKDNLNSDSGSWVAKHLTFKQDHRLETQHIRSVMWRLATKYLKPGEWKKLAHYWKFTDDHIRAIEQQWTGTKSYREHGHRMLLIWLHGVITAGENPIKGLYEGLVGIGRRDLAESIRKKANADSTSPRKCTAM; encoded by the exons ATGATCTTGTGCTTTAAAGAGCATCAAAAGAGCAGCTCGGCGGCGGCGAGGTGGCCCGCGAGGAGGCGGGGACGCGCCTGTCAGCCTGCTCTGAGGCGGCGGGGACGCGCCTCAGCCCACCCTgaggcggtggcggcggcggggccgctgTGTCGCGACATGGGGGACGACTTGGCCTCGGAAGGCGACACCC tgCTTCAGTCAGAGAAGGAGTTCCATGATGCGGCGAAGCGAAATGATACAGCCAGGATGGAGGAACTCATCAGGAAAGGAGTTGACATCAAAGCCAAAAACAAT GCGGAGCGGACTGCCCTGCACTGGGCTGCGGGAGCCGGGAGCGTGGATGCTGTGCGGCTGCTCCTGGATCACGACGTCCCTGTGGATGACGAAGACAGT TTTGGAATGAATGCTCTTCTCCTGTCTGCCTGGTTTGGCCACCTCCGTGTCCTGCAGATCCTTGTCAATGCTGGGGCCAAGATTAACCGTGTCAATAGG aATGGCAGGAACCTGCTTCACTGTGCAGCTCAGAGGGGGCACATCCAGGTCATGGAGTTCATCATGGAGGACTTGGAGGACATGTGTGTGGATGAGACAGACAAG ATGGACAGGACAGCGTTtcacctggctgcagagcacGGGCAGCTGGCGGTGGTGGAGTTCCTCATTCGACTGGGTTGTTCTCACAGTGCCAAAGACAAG gaagaaaatacagcattGCATTTAGCTGCTAAAAATGGACACCTCTCTGTGCTGGAGAAGATTATAGATGTCGGAGTGGACCTTGATGAAAAAAACTCA GAGGGACTCACGGCTCTGCACCTGGCTGCTGAGGGGGGACACAGCCACTGTGTGAAGCTGCTCGTGGAAGTGGGTGCTGATGTCAATGCCCAAACCCAG AAAAAGATGAACTGCCTTCATTATGCAGCACTGCACGGCTATGAGGAGATAGCCAGGATCCTCATGGATGCAGGAATCCACAGAGATGCTCTCAATCAT caaaatgcatCAGCAATGCACATCGCAGTCCTGCAGAACTTCCCAGCCATGGTGAAGCTCTTCATCAGTGCAGAGTGTGACCTTGACATTCCAGATAAT CAAGGGAAAACATCTCTAGAAGTTGCTGCCCGAGGCAATCACATCATCTTGGTGGACATGATTATCAAAGCTGATCGATTTTACAAATGGGAGAAG gacaaCCTGAACAGCGACTCCGGCTCATGGGTGGCAAAGCACTTGACCTTTAAGCAGGATCACAGGCTGGAAACACAGCACATTCGCTCAGTCATGTGGAGATTGGCCACTAAGTACCTCAAACCCGGGGAATGGAAGAAGCTGGCACATTACTGGAAATTCACAGATGACCACATTAGGGCCATTGAGCAACAATGGACAG GCACTAAAAGCTACAGGGAACACGGCCACAGAATGTTGCTGATCTGGCTCCATGGTGTGATCACTGCAGGAGAAAATCCAATCAAGGGACTGTATGAAGGCCTGGTGGGGATCGGGAGAAGAGATTTAGCAG AAAGtatcaggaaaaaagcaaatgcagacTCCACCTCTCCACGGAAGTGCACAGCAATGTAA
- the ANKDD1A gene encoding ankyrin repeat and death domain-containing protein 1A isoform X4 gives MMRRSEMIQPGWRNSSGKELTSKPKTMRSGLPCTGLREPGAWMLCGCSWITTSLWMTKTVYRGDSPLHVLHFGMNALLLSAWFGHLRVLQILVNAGAKINRVNRNGRNLLHCAAQRGHIQVMEFIMEDLEDMCVDETDKMDRTAFHLAAEHGQLAVVEFLIRLGCSHSAKDKEENTALHLAAKNGHLSVLEKIIDVGVDLDEKNSEGLTALHLAAEGGHSHCVKLLVEVGADVNAQTQKKMNCLHYAALHGYEEIARILMDAGIHRDALNHQNASAMHIAVLQNFPAMVKLFISAECDLDIPDNRQQTSLHIAAEHGRQDIAEMILIAGVNLKLTDKQGKTSLEVAARGNHIILVDMIIKADRFYKWEKDNLNSDSGSWVAKHLTFKQDHRLETQHIRSVMWRLATKYLKPGEWKKLAHYWKFTDDHIRAIEQQWTGTKSYREHGHRMLLIWLHGVITAGENPIKGLYEGLVGIGRRDLAESIRKKANADSTSPRKCTAM, from the exons ATGATGCGGCGAAGCGAAATGATACAGCCAGGATGGAGGAACTCATCAGGAAAGGAGTTGACATCAAAGCCAAAAACAAT GCGGAGCGGACTGCCCTGCACTGGGCTGCGGGAGCCGGGAGCGTGGATGCTGTGCGGCTGCTCCTGGATCACGACGTCCCTGTGGATGACGAAGACAGTGTACAGAGGCGACTCTCCCTTGCATGTGCTGCAC TTTGGAATGAATGCTCTTCTCCTGTCTGCCTGGTTTGGCCACCTCCGTGTCCTGCAGATCCTTGTCAATGCTGGGGCCAAGATTAACCGTGTCAATAGG aATGGCAGGAACCTGCTTCACTGTGCAGCTCAGAGGGGGCACATCCAGGTCATGGAGTTCATCATGGAGGACTTGGAGGACATGTGTGTGGATGAGACAGACAAG ATGGACAGGACAGCGTTtcacctggctgcagagcacGGGCAGCTGGCGGTGGTGGAGTTCCTCATTCGACTGGGTTGTTCTCACAGTGCCAAAGACAAG gaagaaaatacagcattGCATTTAGCTGCTAAAAATGGACACCTCTCTGTGCTGGAGAAGATTATAGATGTCGGAGTGGACCTTGATGAAAAAAACTCA GAGGGACTCACGGCTCTGCACCTGGCTGCTGAGGGGGGACACAGCCACTGTGTGAAGCTGCTCGTGGAAGTGGGTGCTGATGTCAATGCCCAAACCCAG AAAAAGATGAACTGCCTTCATTATGCAGCACTGCACGGCTATGAGGAGATAGCCAGGATCCTCATGGATGCAGGAATCCACAGAGATGCTCTCAATCAT caaaatgcatCAGCAATGCACATCGCAGTCCTGCAGAACTTCCCAGCCATGGTGAAGCTCTTCATCAGTGCAGAGTGTGACCTTGACATTCCAGATAAT aggcagcagaccTCGCTCCACATCGCTGCAGAGCACGGCAGGCAGGACATTGCTGAGATGATTCTCATTGCAGGAGTTAATCTGAAGCTGACAGACAAG CAAGGGAAAACATCTCTAGAAGTTGCTGCCCGAGGCAATCACATCATCTTGGTGGACATGATTATCAAAGCTGATCGATTTTACAAATGGGAGAAG gacaaCCTGAACAGCGACTCCGGCTCATGGGTGGCAAAGCACTTGACCTTTAAGCAGGATCACAGGCTGGAAACACAGCACATTCGCTCAGTCATGTGGAGATTGGCCACTAAGTACCTCAAACCCGGGGAATGGAAGAAGCTGGCACATTACTGGAAATTCACAGATGACCACATTAGGGCCATTGAGCAACAATGGACAG GCACTAAAAGCTACAGGGAACACGGCCACAGAATGTTGCTGATCTGGCTCCATGGTGTGATCACTGCAGGAGAAAATCCAATCAAGGGACTGTATGAAGGCCTGGTGGGGATCGGGAGAAGAGATTTAGCAG AAAGtatcaggaaaaaagcaaatgcagacTCCACCTCTCCACGGAAGTGCACAGCAATGTAA